Below is a genomic region from Bifidobacterium crudilactis.
GCAGGGGAAGATGAGCATGTCCGGACGATGCGACCCGGTGACCACGGTGATGCCGAGAGCACCATGGTTCTTCCTCCGATGGCGACGTCCGAGGACGGCAGTGCAGTGCAAGCCGAGCCCGAAGCCGAGTCGCAGGGCGAAAGGGACGGAACGGACGAGACGACCGTGCCGCACGAGACGCGGGAGCCCTCAGAGACTCGAGGGGCACAAGGTAATCGGGGTGAGGACTCATGAGTGCAATATGGCGGATATTCGCCCGTGACCTTCGGAACCTGACCAGGAACGTCATCGGCGTCATCGTCCTGATCGGGCTGATAGTGGTTCCCGCCCTGTACGCGTGGTTCAACATCGCTGCGAGTTGGAATCCCTACGGCAATACCAAGGATCTGAAGGTGGCCGTGGCCAACGAAGACCGAGGATACTCTTCGGATCTGATGCCGATTCGCATCAATGTCGGCGAAACGGTGGTCAACAAACTCCGGGCCAACGACTCACTGAACTGGCAGTTCACGGACAGCGCCGAAGCCAGGGACGGCGTCGCTTCGGGGCAGTACTATGCGGCCATCATCATACCGAAGCAATTCAGTGCCGATATGATGACGCTCTTTTCATCCGAAGTCACCCATGCGAAGCTGGAATACGTCATCAATGAGAAATCGAATGCCATAGCTCCGCACATCACCGGTCAGGGTGCCGATGCCCTGACCACGACCATCGACCAGAGTTTTGCGAAAACCATCGGGACGGTCGGCTTGGATATGGCCTCAAGCCTGCTGAAATACGCCAAAAGCCCGGAGATGCAGCAGTATGTAAATGCCGCGACGGGGCATGTGGGAGATTTGGCGGGACAGCTCAATAGCGCCAGCGAACAGTTGCGCGCGTATTCGAGCCTGCTGTCATCCTCGCAGTCGATTATCACCTCCACGAATGCCCTGCTCACCCAAACGGGAAAATCGGCTGACGGTGCATCCGCCGCGCTGAAGCAGGGTTCGGACGGTATGAGCGCATTCGAAAGCACGTTGAATTCCAGCGGCAACGCGCTCTCCGCCGCGCTCACACAAGCCGACTCCGCATACGGGCAGGTATCCACGCAGATAGACAGTGCCCTCGCCAGCGCGGGGAAACAGTCGAGCGCGGTCGCGGACCAGATGACCTCTTTGCAAGGCACGGTGAATTCCGGTGCAGAAGGTTTCGGAAGTCTTGCGGACGACCTCGCCAAGCAGGCCCAATCAACCGAGCAGGCGGACCTGAAACAGGCACTTCAGCAGGCTTCGGATCGCGCAAAGTCCGCGCAGCAGTCGCTTAACGGCGTCGCCGACAGTCTGGGCGCCGCCGCCGGCAGCGTCAAGCAGAACAATGCATCCCTGCAAAGCGCCCAGCAGACGACCAAGCAGCGCATCGCCGAAGCCCGTGCCGCCGTGGCCTCGCTTTCTTCGGATTACGACGACAATCTCAAACCGAAGCTCAAGGAACTCAACACCTCCGTGAACGCCCTCATCGCCCAGAGCACGGCCATCGTCGGAGATTTGGGCGATACGGCCGGGGGCGTGACGCAGCTGTCGGACAGTCTGCTGGGGAGCATCGGCGCAATCCGGACGGACCTGGACAAGGGAGCCGATGCCTTGGCAACCGCATCCGGGAAGCTATCCGATTTCGGCAACAGGCTTACTGCGGCATACAACAACGGCAATCCCGCGAACCTTGATCAGTTGAGCTCATCCGACCCCGACGCACTCGCGACGCTGCTGTCTTCTCCTGTCGCCTTGCACCGGGTAGCGGTCTATCCGATTGCGAACTACGGTTCGGCGATGACGCCTTTCTACACCGTGCTGTCCATATGGGTGGGCAGCGTCATCCTCGTGGCGATGGTGTCCGTGAACATATCGGATAGGCAGCGCAGGGCGGTTCTGGGACTGGACGACATCGGGCAACACGAACGCGATAGGCGACATGGCGCGCAGAGCGAGTTGAAGGCCCATCAGCGGTATTTCGGCCGATACCTGATATTCCTGGTCATCGCGCTGTTCCAGGCAGGTCTGGTCGCTCTGGGCGACCTGTTCTATCTCGGGGTTCAGGCCAACCATGCATTCAAGTTCCTGCTGGTCGCGTGGATGTGCGCCCTGGTGTTTTCCGCCATCATGTACACCCTGACCCTGTCCTTCGGGGATGTGGGCAAGGCGCTGTGCGTGGTGCTGCTCGTGATGCAGGTCGCCGGCTCCGGAGGCACATTCCCCATAGAGATGCTGCCGGGATTCTTCAGGGCGGTGTATCCCTTCCTTCCCTTCCCCCATGCAATCGACGCGATGCACGCAGCGATGACCGACTCGTATGGCGCGGAATATTGGGAAGCGATGGGCGCGCTCGCCCTCTTCCTCATTCCTACGCTGTTCCTGGGGCTGGTTCTGCGACGTCCGATGGTGCGTTTCAACGCCTGGGTGAACAGAAGCCTGGCGAGCACCAAACTCATGTAGCGGCACCGCCTACCAACTGGTGGCCCCTGGGTTGTAGCGTGGACGTATGCAATTCGAACTTCTCGATGAGAGTCACTACGCCGAAATCATGAACACGACCGTGGTGCCCGCCTTGGAATCCTGTCGGGTCGAAGGATGGATGGAGGCATCGCCCTCGTTGCAGGGCCATGCTCCACATCAGAACGGGAAACTGCACTATGTGTGCTATCCGGCCGAGGACTTCGATGGCCTGCATCGAAGCGAAGCGTCCGCGAGGTTGCGTGGCGTGGTGGTGATTTCCCACGGTTTCACGGAGTTCGCCGAAAAATACGATGAAATGGTCTGGTATTTCCTCCTGGCCGGGTACTCCGTATGCGTGCTGGAGCATCGCGGGCATGGCTTCTCGGTGAGGGATGTGCAGGACCCGAATCTGGTATCGATCGACGATTGGCACCGCTATGTCGAGGACCTGTCGCATTTCTGTTCCAGTGTGGCCCAGGAGCTTGCCGGAGGTCGGCCCGTCTATCTCTTCGGACACTCCATGGGCGGTGCCATCGGCGCCGGGGTACTGCAACGCTATCCGACGCTGTTCGACAAGGCCGTGTTGTCGTCGCCGATGATTGCCCCGCGTACAGGGATGCCGATGCTGCTCGCTCCGATGGTTGTCGGTGCTGCCTGCATGGCTGGTTTTTCCTCACGCATGGTGCCCGGGCACGCCCCGTTTTCTCAGGCCATCGACGAACGGGACTATCGAAGGGCCAGCGCGAATCGTATCGAATGGTTCCAATCCTTGCGCACCGAGCACATCGAGTACCAGACAAGCGCCGCCACCTTCGCCTGGGTCAGGGAGGCGCTGCGCATGTCGAGATCGCTGCTGCGGCAGTCGAACTGTGATCGCATCGAAACGCCGATGCTGCTGCTGCAAGCCACCAATGACGATTATGTGTTGGAACGGCAGGAACGGCAGTTCGTGGAGCAGGTGCAGGAAGGCGGTTGCCATGCCGAGCTGGTGAGGGTGGAAGACAGCAGGCACGAACTCTTCGGCATGCCGAATGCGGCGATGTCCTCATATGTGAGGACGATTCTTGATTTCTTCGACCGGGCCGTGCACTGAGTGCACTCGAACCTTGCACTGAATACGATACCTGCTTCAACAGGACAGCCTCATCGGTGATTTTCCGACGAAAACTGTCCTGTTGAAGCAGGTATCCTATTGCTGAAAGACCGGGCTCAGTTCTTCTTGGAGAACACGCCTTTGACGAATCCCCAGATGGCCGTGATGATGAACAGCACGAGCGACACGAAGAACAGCCAGATAAGACCCTTGACGGCGAGGCCTGCGATTCCGCCGACAATCCACAGCAGCATAAGAATGATGAATAAAGCTAACATAATCTCCCCTTGATTGCGCTTCAATAGCGGCTACATCATAGCAGTGTTCATCCGTTTCGCGGGCATTATTCATATGGGAGGTGATAACTGCACTACAAGGACAGCAATGTGGTGATAATTTCTCCGCAAAGCTGTCCTTGTAGTGCAGTTATCGGGCGTCGCAGGTGCACATGGTCACTCCAGTTCCAACGCGCCCGTGTACAGCTGATAGTACTGACCGCGTTGTGCGATCAGCTCATCATGCGTGCCCCGTTCGATGATCGCGCCGTGGTCGAGCACCATAATCACATCCGCATTGCGCACGGTCGACAGACGGTGCGCAATAACGAACACGGTGCGGTTGTTCATCAGCGCGTCCATGCCCTGCTGCACCACTGATTCGGTGCGGGTATCGATGGAGGATGTGGCCTCGTCGAGAATCATCGCCGGTGGGTCCGCTACGGCGGCCCTCGCGATGGAGATCAGCTGACGCTGGCCCTGGGAAAGTCCGCTGCCGTCGCCCTGCAGGACGGTCTGGTAGCCGTCCGGGAGCATACGGATGAAACCGTCGGCATTGGTCAGCTTCGCCGCCTCGACGCATTCCGCATCGGTGGCGTTCAAACGACCGTAGCGAATGTTGTCCATCACCGTGCCGGTGAAGAGATTCACATCCTGCAGGACGATTCCTAGGGAATGCCTGAGGTCGGGCTTGCGGATGTGGCTGACATCGATGCCGTCGTACAGTATCTGCCCTTGCTGAATGTCATAGAAACGGTTGATCAGATTCGTCACCGTGGTCTTCCCCGCGCCGGTCGCGCCCACGAGCGCGACTTTCTGCCCTGCCTTGGCGAACCACGTGATGTCGTGCAGCACCGCTTTGGAGGGATTGTATCCGAAGGTCACATCGGTGAAGCGGACGTCCCCACGCAGCAGGGTAAGTCGCCCATCGGCGGAGGTGACGGAGCTTTCCCTTGCCTTCTGTGCCACCTCTGCTGCACGGGGGCTGAGCTGGCCGGCCGCTTGCATCGAATGCGTGCCGTCATCGTCGGCCTGTCGTTTCCATGCCCAGTGCTGGGTGGCTTCTTGCGACTCCCTGAGTTCTCCGTTGTCGTCGATGGTGACGTTGACCAAAGTGACCGTGCCGTCGTCCTGCTCCACCGGCTCATCCATCAGCGCGAAGATCCGTGATGCGCCTGCCAACGCCATCATCACCATGTTGAACTGCATGGATACCTGGCCTATGGGGTTGATGAAGGACCTGGAAAGCGTCAGCAGGGAAATGAGCGTTCCCAAGGTCAATGCGCCGGCACCTGAAAGCCCGATGTTGCCCCATCCTGCGATTCCTGCGATGCCACCGACGATGGCCAGCAGCACATAGAGCAGATAGCCCATGTTGCCCACCACGGGCATCGTGATGTTGCCGTAGATGTTTGCCTGAGTGCTGGCCTCGAAGAGCTTCTCGTTTTTCTCGGCGAAGGTTGCCGCGGAAGCATGCTCGTGGTTGAAGATCTTGATGACCTTCTGACCGTTGACGGCCTCCTCGACGAAGCCGTTGACGTCGCCTATGGACTGCTGCTGGTACATGAAATACCGACCGCTCCTGGTGACAAGCACCCGGACCACCACGATAAGGACCACCGTGAACAGCAGCGTGAACACCGTGAAGGGAATCGACAGCCATAGCATCGCCGCGAGGGCTGCCAGGGCCGAGACGGCCGATGAGAACATCTGGGGGAAGGATTGGCTGATGGCCTGACGGAGCGTGTCGGTGTCATTGGTGTATCGGCTCATGACATCGCCATGCTCATGAGTGTCGAAATACCTGATGGGAAGCAGCTGTTGATGGGCGAACATCTCGTCGCGTATCTGCTTGAGGGTGCCTTGTTCGACGCCGACCAGAAGCCAATTGTACAGCCAGGTGCTCAATGTGCCGACCGCATAGAGGCACCCCATGAGAATCAGCGCTTCGATCAGGGGCATCCAGTCTGGATTGTCGACACCGACGAGCGGCAGGATATAGGTGTCGATGAGCGTTTGCAGGAACAATGCCGATCCGGCCTGAGCCGCCGCGGAAAGCAGGATGCAGACGATGATTGCGGTGACTCGCCATTTATAGGTGAATATGTAGGCGAACAGTCGTTTGGTGGTTCCAGGTGCGGCTTTCGGCGCGCTGCGGTGTTCTGCCGACGGGGCGTCCGCTGCCTTGGTCGCTTTCGAAGTTGTTGTGCTCATCACTTGTCATCTCCGGAATTTCTGGTCTGGGATTCGTATATCTCGCGGTATTCTTCGCTGGTGCGCAGCAGCTCTTCATGGTTGCCGTGGTCGAGGATGCGACCTTCCTGCATCACGATGATGTCATCGGACTCCTGCACCGAGGCGATGCGCTGAGCGATGATGATTTTCGTCGTGTCGGGGATTTCGCTGCTGAATGCTTCCCGTATGAGCTGATCCGTCTTGGTGTCTACGGCGCTTGTGGAATCGTCGAGAATAAGAATCTTCGGATGTTTGAGCAGTGCGCGGGCGATGCACAGCCGCTGGCGTTGACCGCCGGAAACATTGCTTCCGCCCTGTTCGATGTAGGTGTCGTACCCGTCGGGGAACTCCGTGATGAATTCGTCTGCCTGAGCGAGCCTGCAGGCGTGGACGAGTTCGGCATCGCTCGCGTCGGGATTTCCCCACCTCAGGTTTTCCTTGATGGTTCCGCTGAACAGCACGTTCTTCTGCAGCACCATGGCGACCTGGTCGCGCAGCACTTCGAGATCGTATTCACGCACATCATGCCCGCCTACGCGCAACGATCCGGAAGTCACATCATAGAGACGTGGGATGAGCTGTACCAGGCTGGACTTCGACGAACCGGTACCTCCTACGATGCCTATGGTCGTTCCTGATTCGATGTGGAGCGATATGGAGTCCAGGACGGGGTTTTCGGAGCTGTCCGCATATCGGAAACCGACGTCGGAGAAGTCAACGGAACCATCCGCGACGGTGGTCAGAGGATGATCCGGTGCACTGACGGTACTGACCTCGGTGAGGATTGCCTGGATGCGTTC
It encodes:
- a CDS encoding YhgE/Pip domain-containing protein, whose product is MSAIWRIFARDLRNLTRNVIGVIVLIGLIVVPALYAWFNIAASWNPYGNTKDLKVAVANEDRGYSSDLMPIRINVGETVVNKLRANDSLNWQFTDSAEARDGVASGQYYAAIIIPKQFSADMMTLFSSEVTHAKLEYVINEKSNAIAPHITGQGADALTTTIDQSFAKTIGTVGLDMASSLLKYAKSPEMQQYVNAATGHVGDLAGQLNSASEQLRAYSSLLSSSQSIITSTNALLTQTGKSADGASAALKQGSDGMSAFESTLNSSGNALSAALTQADSAYGQVSTQIDSALASAGKQSSAVADQMTSLQGTVNSGAEGFGSLADDLAKQAQSTEQADLKQALQQASDRAKSAQQSLNGVADSLGAAAGSVKQNNASLQSAQQTTKQRIAEARAAVASLSSDYDDNLKPKLKELNTSVNALIAQSTAIVGDLGDTAGGVTQLSDSLLGSIGAIRTDLDKGADALATASGKLSDFGNRLTAAYNNGNPANLDQLSSSDPDALATLLSSPVALHRVAVYPIANYGSAMTPFYTVLSIWVGSVILVAMVSVNISDRQRRAVLGLDDIGQHERDRRHGAQSELKAHQRYFGRYLIFLVIALFQAGLVALGDLFYLGVQANHAFKFLLVAWMCALVFSAIMYTLTLSFGDVGKALCVVLLVMQVAGSGGTFPIEMLPGFFRAVYPFLPFPHAIDAMHAAMTDSYGAEYWEAMGALALFLIPTLFLGLVLRRPMVRFNAWVNRSLASTKLM
- a CDS encoding alpha/beta fold hydrolase → MQFELLDESHYAEIMNTTVVPALESCRVEGWMEASPSLQGHAPHQNGKLHYVCYPAEDFDGLHRSEASARLRGVVVISHGFTEFAEKYDEMVWYFLLAGYSVCVLEHRGHGFSVRDVQDPNLVSIDDWHRYVEDLSHFCSSVAQELAGGRPVYLFGHSMGGAIGAGVLQRYPTLFDKAVLSSPMIAPRTGMPMLLAPMVVGAACMAGFSSRMVPGHAPFSQAIDERDYRRASANRIEWFQSLRTEHIEYQTSAATFAWVREALRMSRSLLRQSNCDRIETPMLLLQATNDDYVLERQERQFVEQVQEGGCHAELVRVEDSRHELFGMPNAAMSSYVRTILDFFDRAVH
- a CDS encoding membrane protein, producing MLALFIILMLLWIVGGIAGLAVKGLIWLFFVSLVLFIITAIWGFVKGVFSKKN
- a CDS encoding ABC transporter ATP-binding protein; translated protein: MSTTTSKATKAADAPSAEHRSAPKAAPGTTKRLFAYIFTYKWRVTAIIVCILLSAAAQAGSALFLQTLIDTYILPLVGVDNPDWMPLIEALILMGCLYAVGTLSTWLYNWLLVGVEQGTLKQIRDEMFAHQQLLPIRYFDTHEHGDVMSRYTNDTDTLRQAISQSFPQMFSSAVSALAALAAMLWLSIPFTVFTLLFTVVLIVVVRVLVTRSGRYFMYQQQSIGDVNGFVEEAVNGQKVIKIFNHEHASAATFAEKNEKLFEASTQANIYGNITMPVVGNMGYLLYVLLAIVGGIAGIAGWGNIGLSGAGALTLGTLISLLTLSRSFINPIGQVSMQFNMVMMALAGASRIFALMDEPVEQDDGTVTLVNVTIDDNGELRESQEATQHWAWKRQADDDGTHSMQAAGQLSPRAAEVAQKARESSVTSADGRLTLLRGDVRFTDVTFGYNPSKAVLHDITWFAKAGQKVALVGATGAGKTTVTNLINRFYDIQQGQILYDGIDVSHIRKPDLRHSLGIVLQDVNLFTGTVMDNIRYGRLNATDAECVEAAKLTNADGFIRMLPDGYQTVLQGDGSGLSQGQRQLISIARAAVADPPAMILDEATSSIDTRTESVVQQGMDALMNNRTVFVIAHRLSTVRNADVIMVLDHGAIIERGTHDELIAQRGQYYQLYTGALELE